The segment CTGTACAAGGATTTTACCAAAGGCTAGTGACTGAATTTTCACACTTTCATTTTTTCTCGCATGGTTTGAGCAAGTACAATAGATTCATTTTAAgagtttaatgatttttaaaaaaaaaatagaaatctaattaaaatttttaccagattaataaatttttttaaaagttttaagggcttaatttatttattttaaaaattaaagatatAATGAGAGTTTTAAAAATTTGTACAGAAACTGTTCTTAAACTCGCAAACAAAATTTGTGTTTTGCATATTTGTTGTTTGATTGGAGTAGAGATTTTGACTAATTCCTACTAGGCTCGACAAATAAACACCGCCCCCACACGCCCCATAAATTAGGCAAAAGTAATGGTCCTTGTAAGCTTCAATGATACTGAAACATAAATAAGATCTAATAACTGAAACATGAATAAGATTTGATATCCAAATCCCATGTCCCAGTCCACACGCTATCTGGAATCACGGGTTTGTTCTGGACTGTGGATCCAATCATATTTTGACATTGTATGAATACCGCTAACAAGAGTGTGTCCAGGAGCAGCATATTTTAAGTTACAACTTGGGACACTAAACTAATTTAAGTGGATCCTttgaaaatgtgaaatttgttttgtttctttttaacATAACATGAGGACTAGTTCTTGTACTTTTGCTAGTATGATTATTAAACTAATGAAGCAGCCTCAAAGAGTGGAAAGAAACAACTTTGTAGCTTTCTTAGGGCGTTGCCATTTGAGTCAACCAAACTCTGATTTATCTGTATTTTTTTATGATCCTTAAAACGCGTTTTATTCCAGCATTAATCCCTGCAGGCAGCAACTAGCAAGCATTCTTCAAGTTCCTTCTCTAACCAACAAACCATGTGCAACTTCACCATGAATCTGTTCCTTTTATGCTTCCTCATACTTGATGTTTTCATTGTATACATAAATGCTCAACAAAACTACTCAGGGAACTCAGCTTTGGAGTGCGATAACATTGATGATGAATCGGGCACTTCTTCAGCATTTCTTTACACTTGCAATGGCCAAGATCGAAATTGCCAAGCCTTTCTTATCTACAACGCTCAACCTCCTTTTAACTCAGTTCCCAGCATTTCGGTTCTCATGTCTTCGGACCCGGCTGAGATTGCTAGCATCAATAATGTAACTGAGGATGCAAAGTTCCCAACCGGGAAAGAGGTGATCATCCCTGTAAGCTGTTTTTGTTTAGGCCGGTATTATCAGGCAAACACCACGTTTAACATCTCAAACATCCATGGCACGTATTATACTGTAGGAACTGAGGCATACCAGGGATTAACCACATGCAGTTCCCTTATACGAGCTAATCCACAAAGTGAATACAAATTGGTTCctggaattgaattgaaagttCCACTTCGATGTGCATGTCCAACGAGTAATCAAACCGAGAGTGGAACAAAGTATCTACTGACTTTTTCTTTCAGCTTCGGGGATACTATTGCAGATATAAGTGATAGATTCAATGTGAGCAAAAACAGAATTGATGATGCAAATGGTTTGGAAGAGTTGCAACTTACTAACCCTTTCACAACAATCCTAATTCCTCTGCCAACAGCACCTTCAAGCTCCCAAACCATAATTCACAAGGATCAGCCACTTGATCCACCTCTTCCGTTTGAAGAATACTCGAAAAGCAGCAATGGATCGAAGCAGAAATTGTATGGAGTTGGAGTTGCAGCAGGTTGCTTTTTGCTTCTTCTTATCATCATCTTGTTCGCTGCTGTTAAGTTCAATAAGAAAGAGGATGGAGTTCTTCAAATTGGCAATGAAAGAAGTACAAATTATGTATTACCAGCTGACCTCCGTATCGAAATTGCGAGATTCGACCAAGGTTTAAGAGTGTTTACATTTAAGGAGATC is part of the Gossypium arboreum isolate Shixiya-1 chromosome 5, ASM2569848v2, whole genome shotgun sequence genome and harbors:
- the LOC108484806 gene encoding protein LYK5-like gives rise to the protein MCNFTMNLFLLCFLILDVFIVYINAQQNYSGNSALECDNIDDESGTSSAFLYTCNGQDRNCQAFLIYNAQPPFNSVPSISVLMSSDPAEIASINNVTEDAKFPTGKEVIIPVSCFCLGRYYQANTTFNISNIHGTYYTVGTEAYQGLTTCSSLIRANPQSEYKLVPGIELKVPLRCACPTSNQTESGTKYLLTFSFSFGDTIADISDRFNVSKNRIDDANGLEELQLTNPFTTILIPLPTAPSSSQTIIHKDQPLDPPLPFEEYSKSSNGSKQKLYGVGVAAGCFLLLLIIILFAAVKFNKKEDGVLQIGNERSTNYVLPADLRIEIARFDQGLRVFTFKEIKKATWNFSSKYRINGSVYSGSFDGKILAVKIMRQNASKVVQLLKNINHFNLIKLQGVCENHGVFYLLFEYMEKGSLRDWLCNQSTDEIGCWTRRIQIALDVANGLHYLHSFTKPAYVHGDINSSNILLNGGLRAKIANFSLAREVASETSSVTFRTRVTGSRGYLAPEFAQTGQVTSKIDVFAFGLVLLELITGKHATITLDRREILLSKTVVSIMEKDNAEAKNYSFIDPRLNCESRTELALRMAQLSVACLTEEPTKTPCMEEVVSVLSKIRADICK